A genomic window from Plasmodium reichenowi strain SY57 chromosome 6, whole genome shotgun sequence includes:
- a CDS encoding hypothetical protein (conserved Plasmodium protein, unknown function): MSEIGFISHPPPEPDFWIYFAKYLRNTWVQWAIVFVPFILFVLYLKLTMPSFHMNEKEHSDEQFKFRDMKGIRKRRNTMSNNSL, encoded by the exons atgagCGAAATAGGATTTATTTCTCACCCTCCCCCTGAACCAGACTTTTGGATTTATTTTGCGAAATATTTGAGAAATACATGGGTTCAg tGGGCTATTGTATTTGTTCCTTTTATTCTTTTCGTCCTCTACTTAAAATTAACAATGC CCTCTTTCCATATGAATGAAAAAGAACATTCGGACGAACAATTTAAATTTAGAGACATGAAAGGAATTCGAAAAAGGAGGAACACCATGAGTAATAATAGTTTATAG
- a CDS encoding hypothetical protein (conserved Plasmodium protein, unknown function), translated as MEGPFRSVDKRNSSCVRKVDVMQNEMKAVENNINSTSNISSSINASFMKNFNNYDIPEQFINYSSEFKDSYAEEHLNSYEYNLGMNNNHMNNANMYMKNNDGYNNYYKMNNMLGGIILPNNNQLNNMDNMNNMDNINNMDNMNNMDNINNIDNMNNMDNMNNMDNMNNMDNTNNMDNMNNVDNINNVDNINNVDNINNVDNINNMNNMYHMNNINYMNRINNMSYLNNTIPLNCINVFNHINDNLRNNLISYNNNNDDEQMNCNKNVEHNNNNMDGTNNSNMNYSNNEGSNIAPNIYLNKNSDYENCYAINENPDKVNVGSYNNEDNKFNMSNVHVINNEMCGNANDNKIENEDVNIPICGSSMSPLNIQNNNIEINHMRDNFLSNDIMSTIPYSPTKKIKIEKRVMMKNIMHPNVIKNMDGNNIDMDKMSANNIDMNKMSVNNIDMNKMSVNNIDMNKMSVNNIDMNKMCATNVDINKMCGNNIDMDHMNSNNNDLINMNKYNIHMNINNKIPNKFDANENIRIGKTDHPKYLNGKDYAYTRSCYNENNIEYNENKNENENNDIKGNKNIIRKNNIMNFNANNNNNNNNNNNNNNNNDNDNSNNNNNSNNNNNSNNSNNSNNSINNNNSNNSNNNNNNNNNNNNNNNKNNNNNKNNNNNNSYNNNNSNNNNNSKNNAQITYGENIYSTSNYQNNNFYEKNNFVEIKRININENFCDEKNKELKKNMIPKNQDTLNEVTNKILINKNAELTNQKNFKKKMRANINACLSGSNNNINNNNINNNNIIFYNEFIKDDNYYNNICLNNEELNNNNNILFNDNKNCNYKNLHLNSTINFNRNNNNNNIDNNNNIDNNNNIDNNNININNIKNNNDYYIKYNNLNEFKEEEEKEEKEKEKEKKKKEKKDNEKEKEKLPNEQEEEQQREIIKKGKTQNINSNKKITKCINSSNSSSYLMNYDNNNINYIKENTKNLAEFQNINNINNLTSNNCPHVLNVSSLNVKNMENQMARNNSSFNNINNNHLNNDMHNFNQHLHNLKHINNPINLSTHGSLQKNNVQMRMNTKKIVPEENIEMESFMNINKNSSNINFIEHNMMNNNINAYYNNNNMINNGTNETPKRTHRASLNIMPNINIPQKNNFTLNSNKNDVVMNNINSYHVQHVNYEDMENKNAYPKNFINNLENHQMTTTIDGNKKRVSEHSGDLNRMLNNNLSTPPNNINNINNINNTNNTNNINNINNINNNVNIVKGKTVQMNSPLKNITNSLHANNYNINKMMVYPPQNIITHGNTNNSNTTTNITTTNNNNNNNNNNNNNNSGYNNNVYPYDNKVDNSNNNPTNNDFINHLNNDTQNRKKYLASSHAANMQNAGNHVYINNISINNNVNNMKNNNMNNNNNNMISKNSLANINNNNNMNNMNNNMNNMNNMNNNMNNLNNSINNNNMNNMNNINIGNNVLVAYKNVSNNNRNINNDNNNVILNPNYDMISRNENTQNNNLNMANVQNVYSNNNTGGFIVNKNMINENKVSNLETTHPYNHIDNKMMTDLNNNNNNNNNNSNINNNKSGANINYNNMYNQNIHNRMNNTNTIVQNNVRSNILLNNKNNSNSSNNNNNNNLPYDKENVTNIKYDLLNNKNVHNNIPFIGTKKSLNNSLVQLNNNMNKNILSEDINKNGDILNSFNGNALPINYDRNEYAPSYSEKNTNINETYMNSMINSKNNSIHLNQMFTKNTITSNKNNSSNEKQIMNRKKLTKTQNINNLKATDINSNINFINHMNNNSDVKRMSNFNIHRDGMYLKDEQNTVTQDIKKVCTNISSNYGSLNYVNRDMMNQCKNNNTINNNANNTNMINHNMNNNNMINHNANNANMINHNVNHNNMINHNVNHNNMINHNVNHNNMINHNMNHNNMINHNVNHNNMINHNVNHNNMINHNVNHNNMINHNVNNNNMNNHNVNNNNNMAGNNFVVGLLRNENHSKDHEIPNNLGNMNNYSEYVKNNYSVVNDPKVLNANNKENTNSPYNNTSHDHVNNNNNYNNNYNKTIDHASSNNNIASSACVNLKNLININKNFNVLMNNINVDQSSLNMNAQSNNMYDSYGKEPIGIINNMENPEQLENNSNNMMYASNRSLINPYMNIMNMKGNVNMNNNMNNSMNNNMVLNRNSLSLNNMNLMNDLNLNGNSYVDYKFNGNIPNEELYNLHMIQNNDIKNNLKKVVPKRRKQENKTNESPNTVNVLGGTKRPRKKKKDNASSESSNNELLLKNKKTSKSTKGRKPKDKNLSQPNVHEQINNCYIANDNSSNVLNKNIMDNMGNDIKNDIKNDINNDIKNDIKNDIKNDIKNDINNDIKNDIKNDNNMNLNNATSSSSVSANNNISQMNNLYSDESKAYNTYNMNQKYINDNIKMNNNIIPVNNNNNNINTTTNNNNNNNNIIINFNNMQDNQMNEKMITNKSKTMSTTKNVLYEQKYERNHSENMSIYMKNVLHVNDKLSNSNVSMKKDTSSLYPNNIEIQAQMNNILKDNQLLQNRYNVNNNQGNNNVINKSQGTHGNDSTMNNANIYTHIDEIFGDPNNINKVNSHNENMNKSVDQNINTNINTQPNTDVNTGINTDMNTDMNTDVNTDMNTDMNTDVNTDVNTHLNTHINTDINTHINTDINTDINTDINTDINTDINTHINTEINTEINTDINTDINTDINTDINTHINTHISADIKYENNNIPDNSRNVQGTICEDEQKKINNLENVPNVENDNVQLNEDHHNNNKNLSEMNRGEEYAHNVTLSTDNQSNEYKNNIEDNADVVEQSMDDNNNNNNNMDMNDSHLNDMNKVINITNNSVINKSFVEIMENEYPHDSFENVNDNNRDEKVISCNENFAHKENNIIILSKNTEDSNANMYQIKNRAFDIYLNESTKNRIETDNNNNNNNNNDNDNDNINRMNSNDDNMESHKIYNSNDNVNSNNNFDSSNANNNQLEENLKNGISTTDCADCVDSLVTSNSNIGEEFNEGSAVLIGSFRDNEHVHMNENEILRSQMKDDILDNLININFKDEIKRIIQNAEATFNINEQSEQIIFNIYKQVDNSNFLKILKEVMVRKNNLSNMDYFKITNYERKIINHKNFVHNSNRSKLVTLQYEENDENNTSRNMNCIVRSENCLLASDKKKIIDKIINSNFDITLTSTSLASTSIVNTFKEDEYELLDSFTCEYFCFSVCVKNEFNTHLEFYKNIVRPDNNDDESGKFYIRAQCKDYDTFFESFVDFLI; from the exons ATGGAAGGACCTTTTCGTAGTGTAGATAAACGTAATTCTTCATGTGTAAGAAAAGTTGATGTCATGCAGAATGAAATGAAAGCAGTtgagaataatataaacagTACAAGTAACATAAGTAGCTCAATCAATGCTAgttttatgaaaaattttaaCAATTATGATATACCTGAACAGTTCATAAATTATTCATCAGAATTCAAAGATTCATATGCTGAGGAGCATTTAAATTcttatgaatataatttgGGTATGAATAACAATCATATGAACAATGCGAATATGTATATGAAGAATAATGATGGTTATAATAActattataaaatgaataatatgttGGGAGGAATAATACTTcctaataataatcaattgaataatatggataatatgaacaatatggataatataaataatatggataatatgaacaatatggataatataaataatatagataatatgaataacatggataatatgaataacatggataatatgaataacaTGGATAATACGAATAACATggataatatgaataatgtagataatataaataatgtagataatataaataatgtagataatataaataatgtagataatataaataatatgaataacatgtatcatatgaataatattaattatatgaatcgtattaataatatgagttatttaaataatactATTCCATTAAACTGCATAAATGTTtttaatcatataaatgaCAATTTACGAAATAATCttatttcttataataataataatgatgatgaacAAATGaattgtaataaaaatgtagaacataataataacaatatgGATGGAACCAACAATAGTAATATGAATTACTCAAATAATGAAGGTTCCAATATTGCTCCGAATATCTATTTAAATAAGAATTCGGATTATGAAAATTGCTACGCAATAAATGAGAATCCTGACAAGGTTAATGTAGGAAGTTACaataatgaagataataaatttaatatgaGCAATGTGCATGTAATAAATAACGAAATGTGTGGAAATGCAAATGACAATAAGATTGAAAATGAAGATGTGAATATACCAATATGTGGGTCATCAATGTCTCCcttaaatatacaaaataataatattgaaatTAATCACATGCGTGATAATTTCCTATCGAACGATATAATGAGCACTATTCCATATAGCCCtaccaaaaaaataaagattGAAAAAAGGGtgatgatgaaaaatattatgcatcctaatgttataaaaaatatggatggaaataatattgatatgGATAAAATGAGTGCcaataatattgatatgaataaaatgAGTGTTAACAATATtgatatgaataaaatgAGTGTTAACAATATtgatatgaataaaatgAGTGTTAACAATATtgatatgaataaaatgTGTGCCACTAATGTTGATATTAACAAAATGTGTGGcaataatattgatatgGATCATATGAACAGCAACAATAATGATTTGATTAATATGAACAAGTACAATAttcatatgaatattaataataagattccaaataaatttgatgcaaatgaaaatattagGATCGGTAAAACGGACCATCctaaatatttaaatggTAAGGATTATGCCTATACACGAAGCTgttataatgaaaataatattgagtataatgaaaataaaaatgaaaatgaaaataatgatataaaagggaataaaaatattattaggaaaaataatattatgaattttaatgctaataataataataataataataataataataataataataataataatgataatgataatagtaataataataataatagtaataataataataatagtaataatagtaataatagtaataatagtattaataataataatagtaataatagtaataacaataataataataataacaacaataataataataataataaaaataataataataataaaaataataataataataatagttataataataataatagtaataataataataatagtaaaaataatgcTCAAATAACTTATGgtgaaaatatttatagtACTAGTaattatcaaaataataatttttatgaaaaaaataattttgttgaaataaaaagaataaatataaatgaaaatttttgtgatgaaaaaaataaagaattaaaaaaaaatatgattcCAAAAAATCAAGATACTTTAAATGAAGTAACTAATAAGAttcttataaataaaaatgcAGAATTAACTAAccaaaaaaattttaaaaaaaaaatgcgTGCAAATATTAATGCATGCCTATCAggtagtaataataatataaataataacaatataaataataacaatataattttttataatgaatttataaaggatgataattattataataatatatgtttaaataatgaagaattaaataataataataatatcctatttaatgataataaaaattgcAATTATAAGAATCTTCATTTAAACAGTacaattaattttaatcgtaacaataataacaataatattgataataataataatattgataataataataatattgataataataatattaatattaataatattaaaaacaataatgattattatattaaatataataatttaaatgaatttaaagaagaagaagaaaaagaagaaaaagaaaaagaaaaagaaaaaaaaaaaaaagaaaaaaaagataacgaaaaagaaaaagaaaaattacCAAATGAACAAGAAGAAGAACAACAAAGggaaataattaaaaaaggaaaaacaCAAAACATAAActcaaataaaaaaattacaaagTGTATTAATTCATCCAATTCATCATCGTATTTGATgaattatgataataacaatattaattatataaaagaaaatacaaaaaatcTTGCTGAatttcaaaatattaataatataaataatttaacCTCTAATAATTGTCCCCATGTTTTAAATGTTTCATCATTAAAcgtaaaaaatatggaaaatcAAATGGCAAGAAATAATTCGagttttaataatataaacaataatcatcttaataatgatatgcataattttaatcaacatttacataatttgaaacatattaataacCCAATTAATTTAAGTACTCATGGTAGTCTTCAAAAAAACAATGTGCAAATGAGAATgaatacaaaaaaaatagtaccagaagaaaatatagaaatggaatcttttatgaatataaataagaattcctcaaatataaattttattgaacataatatgatgaataataatataaatgcatattataataataataatatgataaataatGGTACTAATGAAACTCCTAAAAGAACTCATAGAGCatcattaaatataatgccaaatattaacatacctcaaaaaaataacttTACATTAAATtctaataaaaatgatgttgttatgaataatataaattcataTCATGTACAACATGTAAATTATGAAGatatggaaaataaaaatgcTTATCCTAAAAATttcataaataatttaGAAAATCACCAAATGACTACTACTATTGATGGTAACAAAAAAAGAGTTAGCGAACATAGTGGCGATCTAAATCGAATGttgaataataatttaagtACTCCTcctaataatataaataatataaataatataaataatacaaataatacaaataatataaataatataaataatataaataacaatGTTAATATTGTTAAAGGTAAAACTGTGCAAATGAATTCtcctttaaaaaatattacgAATTCGCTCCATGctaataattataatataaataaaatgatgGTGTATCCACcacaaaatattattacacatggtaatactaataatagtaatacTACTACTAATATTACTACCactaataataacaataataataacaataataataataataataatagtggatataataacaatgtTTATCCTTATGATAATAAGGTAGATAACTCTAATAACAATCCTACAAATAATGATTTCATTaatcatttaaataatgacacacaaaatagaaaaaaatatttggCTAGCAGTCATGCAGCGAACATGCAAAATGCTGGAAATCAcgtttatataaataatattagtattaataataatgtaaacaacatgaaaaataataatatgaataataataataataatatgataagCAAAAATAGCTTGGctaatattaataataacaataatatgaataatatgaacaataatatgaacaatatgaacaatatgaacaataatatgaacaatttGAACAATAgcataaataataataatatgaataatatgaataatattaatattggTAATAACGTTCTTGTTGCTTATAAAAATGTctcaaataataatagaaacataaataatgataataataacgTAATATTAAATCCTAATTATGATATGATCAGCAGGAATGAAAACacacaaaataataatttaaacaTGGCAAACGTACAAAATGTTTacagtaataataatactgGAGGTTTTattgtaaataaaaatatgataaatgAAAACAAAGTATCGAATTTAGAAACAACTCATCCATATAACcatatagataataaaatgatgACTGACTtgaacaataataataataataataataataacagtaatataaataataataagagtggtgcaaatataaattataataacatgTACAATCAAAATATACACAACCGAATGAATAATACTAATACAATTGTACAAAATAATGTTCGCTCaaacattttattaaataataagaataatagtaatagtagtaataataataataataataatttaccatatgataaagaaaatgtaactaatataaaatatgatttattaaataataagaatgtTCATAACAATATACCATTTATTGGAACCAAAAAAAGTCTTAATAATTCATTGGTtcaattaaataataatatgaataaaaatatattatcggaagatataaataaaaatggagATATCCTAAATTCATTTAATGGAAATGCATTACCAATTAATTATGATCGAAATGAATATGCACCTTCATATTctgaaaaaaatacaaacaTAAATGAAACATATATGAATTCTATGATAAACTCAAAAAACAATAGTATTCATTTAAATCAAATGTTTACAAAAAATACTATAACATctaacaaaaataatagtagtaatgaaaaacaaataatgaatagaaaaaaattaacaaaaacacaaaatataaataatttaaaagCAACAGATATTAATTCAAacattaattttattaatcatatgaataataatagtgaTGTAAAGAGAATGAGTAATTTCAATATCCATAGAGATGGTATGTATTTGAAAGATGAACAAAACACAGTTACACaagatattaaaaaggTTTGTACTAATATATCATCAAATTATGGTTCTTTAAATTATGTAAATCGTGATATGATGAATCAGTgcaaaaataataatacgATTAACAATAACGCGAACAATACTAATATGATTAACCATAACatgaacaataataatatgattaaCCATAACGCGAACAATGCCAATATGATTAACCATAACGTGAaccataataatatgattaaCCATAACGTGAaccataataatatgattaaCCATAACGTGAaccataataatatgattaaCCATAACATGAaccataataatatgattaaCCATAACGTGAaccataataatatgattaaCCATAACGTGAaccataataatatgattaaCCATAACGTGAaccataataatatgattaaCCATAACGtgaacaataataatatgaataacCATAACGtgaacaataataataatatggcAGGAAACAATTTTGTTGTTGGACTTTTAAGAAATGAAAATCATTCAAAAGATCATGAAATACCAAATAATTTAGgtaatatgaataattatagtgaatatgttaaaaataattattctGTCGTAAACGATCCCAAAGTTCTTAATGCAAATAATAAGGAAAACACGAATAGTCCATACAATAATACTTCTCATGACcatgttaataataataataactataataataattataacaaaaCTATAGATCATGCTtcttcaaataataatatagcATCTTCCGCATGtgtaaatttaaaaaatttaattaatataaataaaaatttcaatgtattaatgaataatataaacgTAGATCAATCATCTTTAAATATGAATGCTCAAAGTAATAACATGTATGATTCTTATGGTAAAGAACCTATTggtattataaataatatggagAACCCTGAACAATTAGAAAATAAcagtaataatatgatgTATGCATCAAATCGAAGTTTAATAAATCcatatatgaatattatgaaCATGAAAGGAAATGTCAACATGaacaataatatgaacaatagCATGAACAATAATATGGTATTAAATAGAAATTCCTTatctttaaataatatgaatttaATGAATGATTTAAATTTGAATGGAAATTCTTATGTAgattataaatttaatgGGAATATACCAAATGAAGAATTATACAATTTACATATGattcaaaataatgatataaaaaataatttaaaaaaagtgGTACCAAAGAGAAGAAAAcaagaaaataaaacaaatgaaTCTCCTAATACTGTAAATGTTTTAGGTGGTACAAAACGACcaagaaaaaagaaaaaagataatGCATCTTCAGAATCCTCaaataatgaattattattaaaaaataaaaaaacgAGTAAAAGCACAAAGGGAAGAAAACcaaaagataaaaatttatCACAACCTAATGTTCatgaacaaataaataattgtTATATTGCTAATGATAATTCTTCAAACgttttaaataaaaatatcatgGATAATATGGgaaatgatataaaaaatgatataaaaaatgatataaataatgatataaaaaatgatataaaaaatgatataaaaaatgatataaaaaatgatataaataatgatataaaaaatgatataaaaaatgataataatatgaaccTGAACAATGCTACCTCTTCTTCTAGCGTGAGTgctaataataatatatctcaaatgaataatttatattctgATGAATCAAAAGCTTATAATACGTATAACATGAATcagaaatatataaatgataatattaaaatgaataataacattatccctgtaaataataataacaataatattaacaCTACTAcgaataataataataataataataatattattattaactTTAATAATATGCAGGATAATCAAATGAACGAAAAAATGATCACGAATAAAAGTAAAACTATGAGTACCACCAAAAATGTGTTGTATGaacaaaaatatgaaaGGAATCATTCAGAAAACATGTCcatttatatgaaaaatgtTTTGCATGTTAATGATAAATTAAGTAATAGTAATGTATCAATGAAAAAAGATACGTCATCATTATATCCAAATAATATAGAGATACAAGCACAAATGAATAACATACTTAAAGATAACCaattattacaaaataGATATAATGTAAACAATAATCaaggaaataataatgtgaTTAATAAAAGTCAGGGTACGCACGGAAATGATTCAACAATGAATAATGCAAATATATACACGCATATTGACGAAATATTTGGTGAtccaaataatataaacaagGTTAATTCACACAAcgaaaatatgaataaaagtgtggatcaaaatataaatacaaatattaatacaCAACCTAATACAGACGTGAATACAGGCATAAATACAGATATGAATACAGACATGAATACAGACGTGAATACAGACATGAATACAGACATGAATACAGATGTGAATACAGACGTGAACACACATTTAAATACACACATAAATACCGACATTAacacacatataaataCCGACATAAATACAGACATAAATACAGACATAAATACCGACATAAATACAGACATTAacacacatataaatacaGAAATAAATACAGAAATAAATACAGACATAAATACAGACATAAATACAGACATTAATACAGACATtaatacacatataaatacaCATATTAGTGCTGATATAAAgtatgaaaataataatattcctGACAATTCAAGAAATGTTCAAGGAACTATTTGCGAAgatgaacaaaaaaaaatcaataACCTTGAAAATGTTCCAAATGTAGAGAATGATAATGTGCAATTAAATGAAGACCATcataacaataataaaaatttgaGTGAAATGAATAGGGGCGAAGAATATGCTCACAATGTAACTTTGTCAACAGATAACCAAAGTAATgaatacaaaaataatatagagGATAATGCTGATGTGGTTGAACAAAGTATggatgataataataataataataataatatggatatGAATGATTCTCATTTAAATGATATGAACAAAGtaattaatattactaATAATAGTGTCATAAATAAATCTTTTGTGGAAATAATGGAGAATGAATATCCTCATGATTCTTTTGAAAATGtgaatgataataatagaGATGAAAAGGTTATTTCATGTAATGAAAATTTTGCacataaagaaaataatatcataatattatcaaagAATACAGAAGATAGTAATGCAAATATGTACCAGATTAAGAATCGAGcatttgatatatatttaaatgaaagCACAAAAAATAGAATAGAAACAGATAACAATAACAATaacaataacaataatgataatgataatgataatattaaccGTATGAATAgtaatgatgataatatggAAAGTCATAAAATCTATAATAGTAATGATAATGTTAATAGTAACAATAATTTTGATTCTTCTAATGCGAATAATAATCAACTAgaagaaaatttaaaaaatggaaTTTCCACAACAGATTGTGCCGATTGTGTTGATAGTTTAGTTACTTCAAATTCTAATATAGGTGAAGAATTTAATGAAGGAAGTGCTGTATTAATCGGTTCATTTAGAGATAATGAACATGTACATATGaatgaaaatgaaatattaagAAGCCAAATGAAAGATGATATTTTggataatttaataaatattaatttcaaagatgaaataaaaagaataatacAAAATGCTGAAGCtacatttaatataaatgaacaaaGTGAAcaaatcatttttaatatctaCAAACAAGTAGATAATTCCAACTTtctaaaaatattaaaagaagtAATGGTGAGGAAAAATAACTTGTCAAACATGgattattttaaaatcaCCAATTATGAgagaaaaataatcaatcataaaaattttgttCATAATA GTAATAGATCAAAATTAGTTACACTTCAGTATGAAGAAAACgatgaaaataataccTCAAGAAATATGAACTG tATTGTAAGATCGGAGAATTGCTTGTTAGCAAgtgataaaaaaaaaattatcgataaaataattaattcaAATTTTGATATCACTTTAACAAGCACATCCTTAGCTAGTACATCCATTGTCAATACATTTAAAGAGGATGAATATGA attATTAGATTCTTTTACTTGCgaatatttttgtttttctgTTTGTGTTAAGAATGAATTTAACACCCATTTGGAATTTTACAAAAACATAGTg CGCCCAGACAACAATGATGATGAATCTGgtaaattttatataagaGCACAATGCAAAGATTATGATACTTTTTTTGAAAGTTTTGTAGACTTTCTAATTTAA
- a CDS encoding lsm12, putative has translation MVKKSFDPSLHFGSFLVIKTYDGNIYKGELFCYDIVSDLIIIKGDNKNGTSNIYLLRISIILDVEIKPKVKNTNDNIPMINKNIVQKIEKKALMDFEKAKLRIGIGITEEAQDLFDFIWKTHPDCTWNNKDILVLNGEVRIKPPYGPNDCIAKNDKLKERFATVISKFRQKQKQAQ, from the exons ATGGTTAAAAAAAGTTTTGATCCATCTTTACACTTTGGTAGCTTCTTGGTGATAAAAACTTATGAtggtaatatatataaaggagaattattttgttatgATATAGTTTCAgatttaataataataaaaggagataataaaaatgggacatcaaatatatatttgctTAGAATAAGTATCATACTAGACGTAGAAATAAAACCAAAGgtaaaaaatacaaatgaCAATATTCCGAtgattaataaaaatattgttcaaaaaatagaaaaaaaagcTTTGATGGATTTTGAAAAAGCAAAGTTGCGAATTGGAATTGGGATAACGGAGGAGGCCCAAGATTTGTTCGATTTTATATGGAAAAC tcATCCGGATTGTACCTGgaataataaagatatattagTATTAAATGGTGAGGTTAGGATAAAACCACCATATGGACCTAATGATTGTATAGCTAAGAATGACAAGCTGAAAGAGAGATTTGCTACTGtg ATATCTAAATTTCGTCAAAAGCAAAAACAAGCTCAATAA